In Candidatus Desulfatibia profunda, the following proteins share a genomic window:
- the thpR gene encoding RNA 2',3'-cyclic phosphodiesterase, with protein sequence MADTIRTFIAIELPENIIDSIQRVQEGMRSYGFNVRWVRPQNVHLTLKFLGDINEAETEKVGRAIFESAKGFAPLAIAAKGIGTFPSIKRPRVIWIGVAGQFNELIGLQKTLDEKLAAIGFPEEKRAFKGHLTLGRAKGSIDPKQLLEAMKEFAGFETEPFVANKVVLFKSELRPAGAVYSKLMEASLVD encoded by the coding sequence ATGGCTGATACCATTCGAACATTTATCGCTATTGAACTTCCTGAAAACATTATTGATTCAATTCAAAGGGTTCAGGAAGGGATGCGGTCCTATGGGTTTAACGTTCGGTGGGTTCGACCGCAGAACGTTCATCTTACGCTCAAATTTTTGGGCGACATCAACGAGGCGGAAACCGAGAAGGTCGGCCGGGCGATCTTCGAGTCAGCCAAGGGGTTTGCACCGCTAGCGATAGCCGCAAAGGGAATAGGGACATTCCCCAGTATAAAACGCCCCCGGGTGATCTGGATTGGAGTGGCCGGACAGTTCAACGAATTGATTGGATTACAGAAAACACTTGACGAAAAATTGGCGGCAATCGGTTTTCCAGAAGAGAAAAGAGCGTTTAAGGGCCATTTGACACTGGGTCGAGCCAAAGGCAGCATCGACCCCAAGCAGCTCTTGGAGGCAATGAAGGAATTTGCAGGATTTGAAACCGAACCGTTTGTGGCCAATAAGGTTGTTTTGTTCAAAAGTGAGCTTAGGCCTGCCGGAGCGGTGTATTCCAAACTGATGGAAGCATCCCTGGTTGATTAG
- a CDS encoding homocysteine biosynthesis protein, which produces MTKHKINKTYQQINERIRSGEAVVVTAEEIIGIVKDEGPVEAARRVDVVTTGTFAPMCSSGAFINFGHAVPTIKATKVWLNKVPAYAGVAAVDCYIGVTEPCEDDPLNKVYPGEFNYGGGHVIQDLVAGKTIHLKAEAYGTDCYPNRGIEKEITLRKVPNAILCNPRNGYQNYNCAVNLTNRTVYTYMGTLKPKAANANYCSAGQLSPLFNDPYYKTIGLGTRIFLGGAQGYVTWHGTQHKPAAKRTKRGIPLTPAGTLWVMGDLKKMSPKWLVGVSLQGYGCSMAVGLGIPIPVLNEEIANYTAVSDEELFTQIVDYGHDYPNGIKKSYGQVSYAELKSGHIRFRREEIPTVPLSSMVRAREIAEILKAWILKGKFLLGEPQFTLPC; this is translated from the coding sequence ATGACCAAACACAAGATTAACAAGACTTACCAACAGATCAATGAACGGATCAGGTCCGGTGAGGCCGTGGTGGTCACGGCCGAGGAGATCATTGGTATCGTTAAAGACGAGGGGCCGGTCGAGGCCGCCAGGCGGGTTGACGTTGTAACGACCGGAACGTTTGCGCCAATGTGTTCATCCGGCGCCTTTATTAATTTCGGGCATGCTGTTCCGACAATCAAGGCCACCAAAGTCTGGCTGAACAAGGTTCCTGCTTATGCGGGTGTAGCTGCCGTCGATTGCTACATCGGGGTGACGGAGCCGTGTGAGGATGATCCGTTAAACAAAGTCTATCCGGGCGAGTTCAACTATGGCGGCGGCCATGTGATCCAGGATCTGGTGGCGGGAAAGACAATCCACCTGAAGGCCGAAGCCTATGGAACCGACTGCTATCCAAACCGGGGGATCGAAAAGGAAATTACCCTGCGCAAAGTTCCCAATGCCATCTTGTGCAATCCTCGGAACGGGTATCAGAATTATAACTGCGCCGTCAATCTGACAAACAGGACCGTTTATACCTATATGGGTACGTTGAAACCCAAAGCCGCGAATGCAAACTACTGCTCGGCGGGACAGCTCAGCCCGCTGTTTAATGACCCCTATTACAAGACCATCGGTCTTGGAACCCGGATTTTCCTGGGTGGAGCCCAAGGGTATGTTACCTGGCACGGCACCCAGCACAAACCCGCTGCCAAGCGAACAAAAAGAGGGATTCCGCTGACACCGGCCGGCACGCTCTGGGTCATGGGAGACCTGAAAAAAATGAGTCCCAAATGGCTGGTGGGCGTCAGTCTCCAGGGGTATGGCTGCTCAATGGCCGTCGGCTTGGGCATCCCCATTCCCGTTTTGAACGAAGAGATTGCCAACTACACGGCCGTGTCGGACGAGGAGCTGTTTACCCAGATTGTCGACTATGGACACGACTATCCCAACGGGATTAAGAAAAGTTACGGACAAGTCAGTTACGCCGAGCTGAAAAGTGGACATATCAGATTCAGAAGAGAAGAAATTCCAACGGTACCGCTTTCCAGTATGGTTAGGGCTCGTGAGATTGCCGAAATATTAAAGGCGTGGATTTTAAAGGGTAAGTTTTTGTTGGGGGAGCCTCAGTTCACACTACCCTGTTAG
- a CDS encoding M23 family metallopeptidase has translation MDDNILKVNEKNIKFWLILLGCLSIILLTGWLLLKRLEGEKPAVALDLSSPYLNASQTLSVAVSDEKSGLRKIWIGLVKDGKEVVLLKEDLPAAGLLGGGKLHQAIFKIKVEPRHIGITDGKAILRMVARDYSWRGWFHGNRTYVEKDVTIDTKPPEIDILTTVHNVSQGGAGLVIFKISEPCPTKGVYVGGNFFPGYSGYFKNPNIIMVLFALNYGQGPGTELYVKTSDYAGNSARTSFPHYLRGRVFKRDLIEISDNFLNWKMPEFDIDIPSDSKTAMIDKYLKVNRDLRQADYNQITQVVDKTDNIIYWDSPFLQLPNSQKKAGFADHRKYKYKGSVVDEQIHLGIDLASVAHSPVPAANKGKVVFAGPIGIYGKTVIIDHGFGLFSMYSHLSGIDAQEGQIVAKDEIIGRTGTTGLAGGDHLHFSMLVHNTFVDPLEWWDAAWIKNNITAKIEDVKPMN, from the coding sequence GTGGATGATAACATATTGAAAGTTAATGAAAAAAACATTAAATTTTGGCTGATCCTTCTGGGGTGTTTAAGCATAATTCTGCTGACAGGATGGCTATTGCTAAAGCGCTTGGAAGGTGAAAAACCAGCGGTCGCACTCGACCTTTCTTCTCCATACTTAAATGCATCCCAGACACTTTCAGTGGCAGTGTCTGACGAAAAAAGCGGCCTGCGCAAAATCTGGATCGGTCTTGTGAAAGACGGCAAGGAGGTTGTTTTGCTCAAGGAAGACTTGCCGGCGGCGGGCTTATTAGGCGGCGGTAAGCTTCACCAGGCGATCTTTAAGATCAAAGTCGAGCCTAGGCATATCGGCATAACCGACGGTAAAGCAATTTTGCGCATGGTGGCGCGAGATTATTCCTGGCGCGGATGGTTCCATGGAAACCGGACATATGTTGAGAAGGATGTGACCATTGATACCAAACCGCCCGAAATAGATATCCTGACCACAGTCCACAACGTTAGCCAGGGTGGGGCCGGACTAGTTATTTTCAAGATATCCGAACCCTGCCCGACAAAAGGGGTCTACGTCGGAGGAAATTTTTTCCCTGGATATTCGGGATATTTTAAAAATCCGAATATTATCATGGTCCTTTTTGCGCTCAATTACGGGCAAGGACCCGGCACGGAGCTTTATGTCAAGACATCCGATTATGCCGGCAACAGCGCCAGAACCAGCTTTCCCCACTATCTTAGAGGCAGGGTCTTTAAAAGGGATTTGATTGAGATTTCCGACAATTTTTTGAACTGGAAGATGCCGGAATTTGATATTGATATTCCGTCGGATTCCAAAACAGCCATGATCGACAAATATCTCAAAGTCAACCGTGACTTGCGCCAGGCCGACTATAATCAAATCACACAAGTGGTGGACAAGACCGACAACATCATATACTGGGACAGTCCGTTTTTACAGCTTCCGAATTCCCAGAAAAAAGCCGGTTTTGCCGATCATCGCAAATATAAATACAAAGGCTCTGTGGTCGACGAGCAGATTCATTTGGGCATTGATCTGGCATCTGTGGCGCATTCACCGGTTCCGGCAGCCAACAAGGGGAAAGTCGTGTTTGCAGGCCCCATCGGCATTTACGGGAAAACCGTCATCATCGATCACGGTTTTGGACTGTTCAGCATGTATTCGCATTTAAGCGGCATCGACGCCCAGGAGGGACAAATCGTAGCCAAAGATGAGATCATCGGCCGTACCGGAACTACGGGGCTGGCCGGCGGTGATCACCTCCATTTTAGCATGCTGGTTCATAATACCTTTGTAGATCCCCTTGAATGGTGGGATGCGGCCTGGATAAAGAATAATATTACTGCCAAAATTGAGGACGTAAAGCCCATGAATTAA
- the kdsA gene encoding 3-deoxy-8-phosphooctulonate synthase, with the protein MNHIVNIGHLSIGKGQPLLLIAGPCVIEDYETTHAIAVYLKELTLKLDIPLIFKASYDKANRTSINSFRGPGIKNGLEILERIKSELNLVIISDVHRVAEIAAAARVLDVIQIPAFLCRQTDFILEVAGTGKPLNIKKGQFLAPWDIANVVEKATSTGNNRILITERGTMFGYNNLVVDFRSIKIMQDIGWPVIFDATHSIQLPGGAGTRSGGQREFAPILAGAAVAAGADGIFMEVHPNPDKALCDGPNSLKLEALDELLPRLKAIRKAISP; encoded by the coding sequence ATGAACCACATTGTTAATATCGGACACCTCTCAATCGGAAAGGGACAGCCGCTGCTGCTGATCGCGGGGCCCTGTGTGATCGAAGATTATGAAACCACACATGCCATCGCTGTATATCTCAAAGAACTTACCCTGAAGCTGGATATTCCCCTTATATTTAAGGCTTCCTATGACAAGGCCAACCGCACATCCATCAATTCCTTTAGGGGTCCCGGAATTAAGAATGGCCTTGAAATATTAGAGCGTATCAAGTCAGAGCTTAACCTTGTGATCATTTCGGACGTTCACCGGGTCGCCGAAATCGCCGCCGCCGCCCGGGTTCTGGATGTCATCCAGATCCCTGCGTTTCTATGCCGGCAAACTGATTTTATCTTGGAAGTTGCCGGAACAGGTAAGCCGCTAAATATCAAAAAAGGTCAGTTTCTGGCGCCGTGGGATATTGCCAATGTTGTGGAAAAAGCCACCTCCACAGGTAACAACCGGATACTGATCACCGAACGGGGTACAATGTTCGGATACAACAATTTGGTGGTGGATTTTCGCAGCATAAAAATCATGCAGGATATCGGCTGGCCGGTAATATTTGATGCAACCCACAGTATACAACTACCCGGCGGCGCAGGCACGCGTTCAGGCGGACAACGTGAGTTTGCGCCGATTCTCGCTGGAGCGGCAGTTGCAGCAGGGGCCGACGGAATATTTATGGAGGTACACCCAAATCCTGATAAGGCGCTTTGCGACGGTCCCAATTCGTTAAAATTGGAGGCCCTTGATGAGTTGCTCCCCCGGCTCAAGGCGATTCGAAAGGCCATATCACCTTGA
- a CDS encoding HAD-IIIA family hydrolase, with translation MIKRTLEGLKLLIIDVDGVLTGGSVIYNDKGEETKVFDVKDGLGIRLLMEAGINVCIATGRRSEALHHRCRDLGIVHIFDGVRNKASILDLILDRTGVSAEESACVGDDLPDLALMQRVGLAIAVADAHQTVIEHADMVTSAKGGAGAVREVCESILKARGLWENILERFM, from the coding sequence ATGATAAAACGCACGCTGGAAGGTTTAAAGCTCCTGATTATTGACGTTGACGGTGTCCTTACGGGCGGCAGCGTCATATACAATGACAAGGGCGAGGAAACCAAAGTCTTTGACGTAAAGGACGGTCTTGGCATTCGATTGCTTATGGAAGCCGGCATCAACGTATGCATAGCCACCGGCAGGCGTTCGGAAGCGTTGCACCACCGCTGTCGAGATCTCGGCATCGTCCATATCTTCGACGGGGTAAGGAATAAAGCCTCCATACTGGATCTTATATTAGACCGAACCGGTGTGTCGGCCGAAGAATCCGCATGTGTCGGCGATGATCTTCCCGACCTGGCGTTAATGCAAAGGGTGGGCCTGGCCATTGCCGTAGCAGATGCCCATCAAACCGTGATTGAACATGCGGATATGGTTACATCGGCAAAAGGCGGCGCCGGAGCGGTAAGAGAAGTCTGCGAAAGCATCTTGAAAGCTCGGGGGCTCTGGGAAAACATTCTGGAACGCTTCATGTAA
- the lptC gene encoding LPS export ABC transporter periplasmic protein LptC translates to MRHVKDKNTRKLKLVLVSLVLATLGIIATVFIGYRHILNKDADLISAITKKANIAIGKFHHTATRDGIKEWTLDARTAQVINAQNQAIFQDPTVIFFMKDNTQVYLTADHGILHTDSNDIEVSGNVVVKNENYRLTTEKLNYQHVQRIIFSRVPVKIVSASSQLTADSMSHDINANQTVFKGNIKGAFGEKILL, encoded by the coding sequence ATGCGACATGTAAAGGACAAAAATACCAGAAAATTAAAACTTGTTCTGGTTTCGCTCGTTTTGGCGACACTGGGGATTATCGCGACGGTATTTATTGGATACCGCCACATTTTAAACAAAGATGCCGATTTGATCTCTGCCATAACAAAAAAAGCGAATATAGCCATAGGGAAATTTCATCATACCGCAACACGCGATGGGATCAAGGAGTGGACACTGGACGCCCGCACAGCTCAAGTAATCAACGCCCAAAACCAAGCGATTTTCCAGGATCCAACGGTAATATTTTTTATGAAAGACAACACCCAAGTTTACCTTACCGCCGATCATGGGATTCTGCATACGGATTCGAACGACATTGAAGTTTCCGGCAATGTTGTGGTAAAAAATGAAAATTACCGGCTAACAACTGAAAAGCTGAATTACCAGCACGTTCAGCGCATAATTTTTTCCAGGGTGCCGGTAAAAATAGTCAGCGCATCCTCGCAGCTTACGGCCGACTCAATGTCTCACGATATCAATGCAAACCAAACGGTGTTTAAGGGGAACATCAAAGGAGCCTTTGGTGAAAAAATTTTGTTGTAA
- the lptB gene encoding LPS export ABC transporter ATP-binding protein, with protein sequence MTTLMLKNLVKIYNKRRVVDSVSLNIENSHVVGLLGPNGAGKTTTFYMTIGMIKPDKGNVFLDDEDITNSPMYMRARKGIGYLPQEASVFRKLTVKENIMAILEILPITKSSQEDRANMLLDELGIKHLANQKANSLSGGERRRLEISRALATNPSFILLDEPFAGIDPLAVIDIKNIIGHLKKRGIGVVISDHNVRETLEVCDKAYILNNGKVIESGPPAKIASSEIARRIYLGNEFKL encoded by the coding sequence ATGACGACGTTGATGCTTAAAAACCTGGTCAAGATTTATAACAAAAGACGGGTTGTAGATTCTGTCAGCCTGAACATTGAAAACAGTCATGTTGTCGGTCTGCTTGGCCCCAACGGCGCCGGCAAAACCACTACGTTTTACATGACCATCGGGATGATAAAACCCGACAAGGGCAACGTATTTCTCGACGATGAAGATATTACAAATTCTCCCATGTACATGAGGGCGCGCAAAGGAATCGGGTACTTACCCCAGGAGGCTTCGGTTTTTCGGAAGCTTACCGTAAAAGAAAACATTATGGCTATTCTTGAAATCCTGCCCATTACCAAATCGAGTCAGGAGGATCGTGCCAACATGCTTCTTGATGAACTGGGTATAAAGCACCTGGCGAACCAAAAGGCCAATTCACTTTCCGGCGGCGAACGGCGACGGCTTGAAATTTCACGCGCCCTGGCTACAAATCCGTCTTTTATCCTTCTTGACGAACCTTTTGCAGGGATAGACCCGCTGGCGGTCATCGACATCAAAAATATTATCGGGCACTTGAAAAAACGGGGGATTGGCGTCGTTATATCTGATCATAATGTGAGAGAAACTCTTGAAGTTTGTGATAAAGCATATATACTAAACAATGGCAAGGTAATCGAATCCGGCCCGCCCGCAAAGATCGCTTCCAGCGAAATCGCCCGCCGGATTTATTTAGGAAACGAGTTTAAATTATAA
- the rpoN gene encoding RNA polymerase factor sigma-54, with translation MALELRQQLKLTQQLIMTPQLQMAIKLLQLNRLELLDTIRQELEENPALEEDFTEGAAEDPLTEPTESTPVETPPTREVTIEEKIRDDIDWNNYIDEYSSSGKIHFESERKDTPSFESFISRKESLREHLLWQLMMTSPTEEQEQIGDLIAGNIDQDGYLDVSLEELADTSAAPLDKIQHVLTIMQTFDPLGVCARNLSECLLIQARHFNFDNTIVTDIIKNHLNHLENKNYKAIARALKANLEDVVSAVNVIKRLEPRPGRQFSDDEPQYITPDIFVYKYENDFVIVLNDDGMPKLRMNAFYKNALKHDKRIPDQAKDYVQEKMRSATWLIRSIHQRQKTIYKVMESILKFQRAFFEKGIACLRPMVLRDVAEDIGMHESTISRVTTNKYAHTPQGIFELKYFFNSSIQRIHGEAIASASVQDKIRQLIESENPGKPYSDDKLSSILKEANINIARRTVAKYREIMKVLPSNKRKEL, from the coding sequence ATGGCCCTGGAATTAAGACAACAGTTAAAATTAACCCAACAGCTTATCATGACGCCCCAGCTCCAGATGGCGATAAAGCTTCTGCAGCTGAACAGGCTGGAGCTGCTGGACACGATCCGTCAGGAACTCGAAGAAAATCCGGCGCTTGAAGAGGACTTCACGGAAGGTGCCGCTGAAGACCCCCTCACAGAACCAACTGAAAGTACACCTGTTGAAACTCCCCCGACCAGAGAGGTCACCATTGAAGAAAAGATTCGCGATGATATTGACTGGAACAATTACATTGATGAATACAGTTCGTCAGGAAAAATTCATTTCGAATCCGAAAGGAAAGACACCCCCAGTTTTGAGTCTTTTATATCACGCAAAGAATCTTTGCGTGAACATCTCCTTTGGCAGCTGATGATGACGTCCCCGACAGAGGAACAAGAGCAGATCGGCGACCTGATTGCAGGCAACATTGATCAAGACGGCTACCTGGATGTTTCTCTTGAAGAACTTGCCGATACGAGCGCGGCCCCCCTTGATAAAATCCAGCATGTTTTAACCATCATGCAGACCTTTGACCCCCTGGGCGTTTGTGCCAGAAATCTCAGTGAATGCCTGCTGATTCAGGCCCGGCATTTTAATTTCGACAATACCATCGTAACCGACATCATCAAGAACCATCTCAATCACCTTGAGAATAAGAATTATAAGGCTATCGCCAGAGCCTTAAAAGCAAATCTTGAAGATGTCGTTTCGGCCGTAAATGTCATCAAGAGACTGGAGCCCAGACCCGGGCGGCAATTTTCTGATGACGAACCCCAGTATATCACTCCCGACATTTTCGTTTATAAATATGAAAATGATTTTGTCATCGTGCTCAATGATGATGGGATGCCAAAGCTCCGTATGAACGCCTTTTATAAAAATGCCCTAAAACACGACAAACGGATTCCTGACCAGGCCAAGGATTACGTGCAGGAAAAAATGCGTTCCGCAACCTGGTTGATCAGAAGCATCCATCAACGTCAAAAGACCATTTACAAGGTTATGGAAAGCATTCTAAAGTTCCAGCGAGCTTTTTTTGAAAAGGGGATTGCCTGCCTAAGGCCCATGGTCTTAAGAGATGTCGCCGAAGACATCGGCATGCATGAATCAACCATCAGCAGGGTTACAACGAACAAATATGCGCATACCCCTCAAGGCATTTTTGAATTGAAATATTTTTTTAACAGCTCTATTCAACGCATTCATGGCGAGGCCATTGCTTCGGCCAGCGTCCAGGATAAAATAAGACAACTCATTGAAAGCGAAAATCCCGGCAAACCATACAGCGATGATAAGCTCTCAAGCATTTTAAAGGAGGCCAATATCAACATTGCACGCCGAACCGTGGCTAAATATCGTGAAATAATGAAAGTATTACCATCAAACAAACGCAAGGAGTTATAG
- the raiA gene encoding ribosome-associated translation inhibitor RaiA produces the protein MQTSVTFKNLDPSEHLKAYVGEKLNRLDKYLYNPAEANVVLSVEKFRHMAEISIIGDRLNINGKEETGDMYAAIDMVLDKLEKQIKKNKQKNRERRSGSKSKAIYFIDIGKDTQDLDEEPAGRIMVSNIEYKPMDVEEAVMQLDLVGDNFLVFTNARTDRVNVVYRRKDGHYGLIQPSS, from the coding sequence ATGCAGACATCAGTCACCTTTAAAAATCTGGACCCTTCAGAACATTTGAAAGCATATGTTGGAGAAAAGCTGAATCGGCTCGACAAATACCTTTACAACCCCGCAGAGGCAAACGTCGTGCTTTCGGTTGAAAAATTTCGTCACATGGCGGAAATTAGTATCATCGGGGATAGACTCAATATAAACGGCAAGGAAGAAACCGGCGACATGTATGCAGCAATCGATATGGTTCTGGATAAACTTGAAAAACAGATCAAGAAAAACAAGCAAAAAAACAGGGAACGCCGCAGCGGGTCAAAATCCAAGGCAATATATTTTATTGATATCGGTAAAGATACCCAGGATCTGGATGAAGAACCTGCCGGCCGGATCATGGTCAGTAATATCGAATACAAACCGATGGATGTTGAAGAAGCCGTCATGCAGCTTGACCTTGTGGGCGATAATTTTCTTGTATTTACAAATGCCAGAACAGATAGAGTCAATGTCGTTTATCGTCGCAAGGACGGTCACTACGGCTTGATTCAACCCAG